One window of the Salvia miltiorrhiza cultivar Shanhuang (shh) chromosome 6, IMPLAD_Smil_shh, whole genome shotgun sequence genome contains the following:
- the LOC130987599 gene encoding eukaryotic translation initiation factor 5A-2-like, giving the protein MSDEEHQFESKADAGASKTYPQQAGTIRKNGYIVIKGRPCKVVEVSTSKTGKHGHAKCHFVAIDIFNGKKLEDIVPSSHNCDVPHVNRTDYQLIDISEDGFVSLLTENGNTKDDLRLPTDDSLLGPIKSGFEEGKDLVVSVMSAMGEEQICGLKDIGPKN; this is encoded by the exons atgtcgGACGAGGAGCATCAGTTCGAGTCGAAGGCCGACGCCGGTGCTTCAAAAACCTACCCTCAGCAAGCTGGCACCATCCgcaaaaatgggtacatagttATCAAAGGGAGGCCTTGCAAG GTCGTTGAAGTCTCTACTTCGAAGACTGGCAAGCATGGACATGCTAAGTGTCACTTTGTGGCGATCGACATATTTAATGGCAAAAAGCTTGAAGACATTGTCCCGTCCTCCCACAACTGTGAT GTGCCTCATGTCAATCGTACTGATTATCAACTGATTGACATCTCTGAAGATGGTTTT GTTTCTCTTCTGACTGAAAATGGAAACACCAAAGATGATCTTAGGCTTCCAACTGATGACAGTCTGCTTGGTCCG ATTAAAAGTGGGTTTGAGGAAGGAAAAGACCTCGTGGTGTCGGTCATGTCTGCAATGGGCGAAGAGCAGATCTGCGGCCTGAAAGATATCGGCCCCAAGAATTAG